A stretch of the Vitis riparia cultivar Riparia Gloire de Montpellier isolate 1030 chromosome 13, EGFV_Vit.rip_1.0, whole genome shotgun sequence genome encodes the following:
- the LOC117929206 gene encoding cucumisin-like: MGDLPKGQVSASSLHANILQQVTGSSASQYLLHSYKKSFNGFVAKLTEEESKKLSGMDGVVSVFPNGKKKLLTTRSWDFIGFPLEANRTTTESDIIVGMLDTGIWPEADSFSDEGYGPPPTKWQGTCQTSSNFTCNNKIIGARYYRSDGNVPPEDFASPRDTEGHGTHTASTAAGNVVSGASLLGLGAGTARGGTPSARIAVYKICWADGCYDADILAAFDDAIADGVNIISLSVGGSFPLDYFEDSIAIGAFHSMKNGILTSNAAGNSGPDPASITNFSPWSLSVAASVIDRKFLTALHLGNNMTYEGELPLNTFEMNDMVPLIYGGDAPNTSTGSDGYSSRYCYEGSLNMSLVTGKIVLCDELSDGVGAMSAGAVGTVMLNDVYTDLSLAFPLPTSCLDSNYTTNVHEYINSTSTPTANIPKSTEAKNELAPYVVWFSSRGPNPITRDILSPDIAAPGVDILAAWTEASSLTGVPGDTRVVPYNIISGTSMACPHASGAAAYVKSFHPTWSPAAIKSALMTTASPLSAETNTDLEFSYGAGQLNPLQAANPGLVYDAGEADYIKFLCGQGYNTTKLHLVTGENITCSAATNGTVWDLNYPSFAISTEHEAGVNRTFTRTVTNVGSPVSTYKAIVVGPPEFSIKVEPGVLSFKSLGETQTFTVTVGVAALSNPVISGSLVWDDGVYKVRSPIVAYVF; encoded by the exons ATGGGTGACCTTCCAAAAGGTCAAGTGTCGGCGTCATCCCTCCACGCTAACATACTTCAACAAGTCACCGGCAG TAGTGCCTCCCAATATCTCCTCCATAGCTACAAGAAGAGCTTCAACGGATTTGTCGCAAAGTTGACCGAGGAGGAGTCGAAGAAACTGTCCG GCATGGACGGGGTTGTGTCTGTGTTCccaaatggaaagaagaaaCTCCTTACCACAAGGTCGTGGGACTTCATCGGCTTCCCCCTGGAAGCTAATAGAACAACTACTGAAAGTGACATTATTGTTGGAATGCTGGACACTGGGATCTGGCCTGAGGCTGATAGTTTCAGTGATGAAGGGTATGGTCCACCACCAACCAAATGGCAGGGCACTTGTCAAACCTCATCCAATTTCACCTGCAACAA TAAAATCATTGGAGCTAGATACTACAGGAGTGATGGAAATGTACCCCCAGAAGATTTTGCATCACCAAGAGATACAGAAGGCCATGGGACACATACTGCATCCACAGCAGCTGGAAACGTAGTTAGTGGGGCAAGCTTACTGGGCCTTGGCGCAGGAACAGCTCGAGGAGGGACTCCTTCAGCCCGCATTGCAGTGTATAAGATATGTTGGGCAGATGGTTGTTATGATGCAGATATCCTTGCAGCGTTTGATGATGCAATTGCGGATGGAGTTAATATTATCTCTCTTTCAGTTGGGGGATCCTTTCCTCTGGATTACTTTGAAGATTCAATTGCGATTGGAGCTTTCCATTCCATGAAGAATGGGATACTCACATCTAATGCTGCTGGTAATTCGGGTCCTGATCCTGCTTCTATCACAAATTTCTCGCCTTGGTCTCTCTCAGTTGCTGCTAGCGTCATTGACAGAAAGTTTCTGACCGCGTTGCACTTAGGAAACAACATGACTTATGAG GGAGAACTCCCTCTAAATACTTTCGAGATGAATGATATGGTCCCTCTCATTTATGGTGGAGATGCGCCGAACACGTCCACAGGATCTGATGGATATAGTTCCAg GTACTGCTACGAGGGCTCCTTGAACATGTCTCTGGTAACGGGTAAAATTGTACTCTGTGACGAGTTGAGTGATGGGGTGGGAGCAATGAGTGCTGGAGCAGTAGGTACTGTAATGCTAAATGATGTCTACACAGATTTGTCTTTAGCTTTCCCCTTACCTACATCCTGCTTGGACTCCAACTATACTACCAACGTTCATGAGTATATAAATTCAACTAG CACACCAACCGCAAATATACCGAAAAGCACCGAGGCTAAAAATGAATTGGCACCATATGTAGTTTGGTTTTCGTCGAGGGGCCCAAACCCTATTACCCGTGACATTCTCAGT CCTGACATCGCCGCGCCAGGAGTTGACATTCTAGCAGCATGGACAGAAGCTTCAAGTTTGACAGGAGTTCCAGGGGATACAAGAGTAGTTCCATACAATATCATTTCAGGGACGTCCATGGCTTGTCCACATGCTTCCGGGGCTGCTGCCTACGTTAAATCATTTCACCCAACATGGTCTCCTGCTGCTATCAAGTCTGCCTTAATGACAACTG CTTCACCCTTGAGTGCTGAAACCAACACCGACCTGGAGTTTTCTTATGGGGCAGGTCAGTTGAATCCCCTACAGGCTGCAAATCCTGGTTTGGTGTATGATGCTGGGGAGGCAGATTACATCAAGTTTTTGTGTGGACAAGGCTATAACACTACAAAGTTGCACCTTGTCACGGGAGAAAACATCACTTGTTCTGCGGCCACAAATGGAACTGTTTGGGATTTAAACTACCCTTCTTTTGCTATATCTACTGAGCATGAGGCAGGAGTTAATCGCACCTTCACTAGAACTGTCACAAACGTCGGATCACCAGTCTCAACTTACAAGGCAATTGTGGTTGGCCCTCCAGAGTTCAGTATCAAAGTTGAACCAGGTGTACTTTCATTCAAATCCCTTGGGGAGACGCAAACCTTCACTGTCACTGTTGGTGTGGCAGCACTAAGTAACCCTGTAATATCAGGCTCTTTGGTGTGGGATGATGGGGTTTACAAAGTGAGGAGCCCCATAGTTGCTTATGTTTTTTAG